One region of Citrus sinensis cultivar Valencia sweet orange chromosome 6, DVS_A1.0, whole genome shotgun sequence genomic DNA includes:
- the LOC102610697 gene encoding beta-glucuronosyltransferase GlcAT14C, whose protein sequence is MKKPHISSSLDRTWLPPLISISLLSLLIILTVTFSHSRSSSSSSDFTVSDQILDSRFGQPALPRLAYLISGTKGDGARVKRVLQAVYHPMNYYVLHLDLEASDGERLELAKYVKSEKVIRDFKNVMVIGKADLVTYKGPTMIAATLHAVAILLKQAKDWDWFINLSASDYPLMSQDDILHIFSYLPKYLNFLEHTSSIGWKEYQRARPIIIDPGLYHPKKSGVFWAKEKRSMPASFKLFMGSAWVVLTRSFLEFCIWGWDNLPRTLLMYYTNFLSSPEGYFHSVICNHKDYQNTTVNHDLHYIRWDSPPKQHPMTLTLKHFDGMVQSGAPFARKFAKDDPVLNKIDEKLLKRSNNRFTPGGWCVGNSAFGKDPCLVYGNPYAIKPSVNSKTLEKLIVKLLDPEIFRSKQCK, encoded by the exons aTGAAAAAACCTCACATTTCGAGTTCTCTAGATCGTACATGGCTACCCCCTCTCATCTCAATCTCCCTACTCTCACTTTTAATTATCCTCACAGTAACTTTTAGCCACAGTAGATCCTCTTCCTCATCTTCTGATTTTACCGTCTCTGACCAGATTTTGGACAGCCGATTTGGGCAACCGGCGCTGCCGAGACTTGCGTACTTGATATCGGGGACCAAAGGTGACGGTGCGCGCGTCAAGCGCGTGCTTCAAGCAGTGTACCATCCGATGAATTACTACGTGCTGCATCTTGATCTAGAAGCTTCGGATGGCGAGAGGCTCGAGCTTGCCAAGTATGTGAAATCGGAGAAGGTGATTagggattttaaaaatgttatggTTATTGGCAAGGCTGATTTGGTCACGTATAAGGGGCCTACGATGATTGCTGCTACGCTTCACGCGGTCGCGATTTTGTTGAAGCAAGCTAAGGATTGGGATTGGTTTATTAATTTGAGTGCTTCTGACTATCCTCTCATGTCACAAGATG ATATTCTGCACATTTTCTCGTACTTGCCTAAGTATCTGAACTTCCTTGAGCACACGAGTAGTATTGGTTGGAAAGA GTATCAAAGAGCAAGGCCCATCATCATCGATCCAGGGTTGTACCATCCAAAAAAATCTGGTGTATTTTGGGCTAAAGAGAAAAGATCCATGCCTGCTTCTTTCAAGTTATTCATGG GGTCGGCATGGGTGGTGCTGACGAGATCATTTCTAGAATTCTGTATTTGGGGATGGGATAATCTCCCTCGTACTCTCCTCATGTACTACACGAATTTCTTGTCATCCCCAGAAGGATACTTCCACTCAGTCATCTGCAACCACAAAGACTACCAAAACACGACAGTAAACCACGACTTGCATTATATAAGGTGGGATAGCCCTCCGAAGCAGCATCCAATGACTCTAACATTGAAACATTTTGATGGCATGGTTCAAAGTGGTGCCCCTTTTGCTCGTAAGTTTGCCAAGGATGATCCGGTTCTGAACAAAATTGATGAGAAGCTCTTGAAGAGATCAAATAACCGGTTTACTCCCGGAGGCTGGTGTGTTGGCAACTCTGCTTTTGGTAAAGACCCTTGTTTAGTCTATGGAAATCCTTATGCTATTAAACCAAGTGTAAATTCTAAGACGTTAGAGAAACTAATCGTTAAACTTCTTGATCCAGAAATTTTTAGGTCAAAACAGTGTAAATAG
- the LOC102611003 gene encoding dof zinc finger protein DOF2.4: MVFSSIPAYLDPANWQQQPNPQTGASTGVSTQFVQPQAPPPPPPQPHGSGGGGAGSIRPGSMADRARMANVPMPEAALKCPRCESTNTKFCYFNNYSLSQPRHFCKTCRRYWTRGGALRNVPVGGGCRRNKRSKGGSSGSSKSPVNSTDRQTASGNNSTSTMSCNNSGGASDILGLGPQIPQLRFMTPNLHHFTSEFPSGDIGLNYGSLTAPPVANELNFGGSLLSSLSGLDQWRLQQQAHHHQQFPFLGGLDSSSSSPSGLYPFEGGVEASGYGVGGSAGQIRPKISSTGIVSQLAAAAAPVKMEESSHHHHQQQQEINLSRQFLGMQGNEHQYWSSTTAAGAAAAGWTDLSSFSSSSTSNPL, from the exons ATggttttttcttcaattccaGCTTATCTTGATCCAGCCAACTGGCAACAA CAACCAAATCCTCAAACCGGAGCTAGTACCGGTGTAAGTACACAGTTTGTTCAACCTCAGGCACCACCGCCGCCACCTCCGCAGCCTCATGGAAGCGGCGGAGGTGGTGCGGGCTCAATCAGGCCGGGTTCAATGGCCGATCGAGCCCGGATGGCCAACGTACCTATGCCAGAAGCAGCACTGAAATGCCCTCGATGTGAATCAACCAACACAAAGTTTTGCTACTTCAACAACTACAGCCTCTCTCAGCCTCGCCACTTTTGCAAGACTTGCAGGAGGTACTGGACTCGAGGGGGTGCCCTTAGAAATGTCCCCGTTGGGGGTGGATGCAGGAGGAATAAACGAAGCAAAGGTGGAAGCAgcggctcatcaaagtctcctGTCAATAGCACCGATCGCCAAACAGCTTCTGGTAATAATTCCACAAGCACAATGTCTTGTAATAATAGCGGTGGAGCTAGTGATATTTTAGGCCTTGGACCACAAATTCCGCAGCTGAGATTCATGACACCTAATTTGCATCATTTCACAAGTGAATTCCCAAGCGGGGATATTGGGTTGAACTATGGGTCACTTACAGCGCCTCCAGTGGCAAATGAGTTGAATTTTGGTGGCTCTCTTTTGTCATCGCTGAGTGGTTTAGATCAGTGGCGGTTGCAACAGCaagctcatcatcatcagcagtTTCCCTTTTTGGGTGGTTtggattcttcttcttcttccccaTCGGGACTGTACCCATTTGAGGGTGGTGTTGAGGCATCTGGTTACGGTGTCGGTGGCAGTGCGGGTCAGATACGGCCAAAGATTTCAAGTACTGGGATTGTTAGTCAATTGGCGGCCGCGGCGGCTCCGGTGAAAATGGAGGAGAgtagtcatcatcatcatcagcagcAGCAGGAGATCAATTTGTCAAGGCAGTTTTTGGGGATGCAAGGAAATGAACATCAGTACTGGAGCAGTACAACTGCTGCTGGTGCTGCTGCAGCTGGTTGGACAGATCTTTCTAGCTTTAGCTCTTCTTCCACTAGCAATCCTTTATAA